One stretch of Diceros bicornis minor isolate mBicDic1 unplaced genomic scaffold, mDicBic1.mat.cur scaffold_235_ctg1, whole genome shotgun sequence DNA includes these proteins:
- the LOC131402711 gene encoding zinc finger protein SNAI2, with translation MIGSLLQKRGKKPSQPKQAQSLKEPGDFRGAGRPPAAPERPQPEPCGRDAVGTGRVLPPDRYPRRAPARPAGKMPRSFLVKKHFNASKKPNYSELDTHTVIISPYLYESYPMPVIPQPEILSSGAYSPITMWTTAAPFHSPLPNGHSPLSGYPSSLGRVSPPPPSDTSSKDHSGSESPISDEEERLQSKLSDPHAIEAEKFQCNLCNKTYSTFSGLAKHKQLHCDAQSRKSFSCKYCDKEYVSLGALKMHIRTHTLPCVCKICGKAFSRPWLLQGHIRTHTGEKPFSCPHCNRAFADRSNLRAHLQTHSDVKKYQCKNCSKTFSRMSLLHKHEESGCCVAH, from the exons ATGATTGGATCCCTCTtgcaaaagagaggaaaaaagcccTCCCAGCCCAAACAGGCTCAGTCCCTAAAGGAGCCAGGCGACTTCAGAGGCGCCGGCCGTCCGCCCGCCGCACCTGAGCGGCCCCAGCCCGAGCCCTGCGGCCGCGATGCTGTAGGGACCGGCCGCGTCCTCCCGCCGGACCGTTATCCGCGCCGGGCGCCCGCCAGACCAGCCGGCAAGATGCCGCGCTCTTTCCTGGTCAAGAAACATTTCAATGCCTCCAAAAAGCCAAACTACAGCGAActggacacacacacag tGATTATTTCCCCATATCTCTATGAGAGTTACCCCATGCCTGTCATACCACAACCAGAGATCCTCAGCTCCGGAGCTTACAGCCCCATTACCATGTGGACTACGGCGGCTCCATTCCACTCCCCACTACCCAATGGCCACTCTCCTCTTTCTGGATACCCCTCATCCTTGGGGCGAGTGAGTCCCCCTCCTCCATCTGACACCTCATCCAAGGACCACAGTGGCTCAGAAAGCCCCATAAGTGATGAAGAGGAAAGGCTACAATCCAAGCTTTCAGACCCCCATGCCATTGAAGCTGAAAAATTTCAGTGCAATTTATGCAATAAGACCTATTCAACTTTTTCTGGTCTGGCCAAACATAAGCAGCTGCACTGTGATGCCCAGTCTAGGAAGTCTTTCAGCTGTAAATACTGTGACAAGGAATATGTGAGCCTGGGCGCCCTTAAGATGCACATTCGGACCCATACCTTACCTTGTGTTTGCAAGATCTGTGGCAAGGCCTTTTCCAGACCCTGGTTACTTCAAGGACACATTAGAACTCACACTG GGGAGAAGCCTTTTTCTTGCCCTCACTGCAACAGAGCATTTGCAGACAGGTCAAATCTGAGGGCTCATCTGCAGACCCACTCTGATGTAAAGAAATACCAGTGCAAAAACTGCTCCAAAACCTTCTCCAGAATGTCTCTCCTGCACAAACATGAGGAGTCTGGCTGCTGTGTAGCGCACTGA